The Mycolicibacterium smegmatis genome has a window encoding:
- a CDS encoding IS256 family transposase, producing the protein MLTVVHDTEDANDKASGAGRSLLDEIVRDGARQMLAAALQAEVAAYVAQFADQLDENGHRLVVRNGYHQPREVLTAAGAVQVKAPRVNDRRVDPDTGERKRFSSAILPAWARKSPQMSEVLPLLYLHGLSSNDFTPALEQFLGSGAGLSASTITRLTAQWQDEARAFGARDLSATDYVYLWVDGIHLKVRLDQEKLCLLVMLGVRADGRKELVAITDGYRESAESWADLLRDCKRRGMTAPVLAIGDGALGFWKAVREVFPATKEQRCWFHKQANVLAALPKSAHPSALAAIKEIYNAEDIDKAQIAVKAFEADFGAKYPKAVAKITDDLDVLLEFYKYPAEHWIHLRTTNPIESTFATVRLRTKVTKGPGSRAAGLAMAYKLIDAAAARWRAVNAPHLVALVRAGAVFHKGRLLERPTDITPPTSPSDGGQHAGTEVA; encoded by the coding sequence ATGCTCACCGTAGTTCACGACACCGAGGACGCCAACGACAAGGCCAGCGGTGCTGGTCGGTCGTTGTTGGATGAGATCGTCCGCGACGGGGCCCGGCAGATGCTGGCCGCGGCGTTGCAGGCCGAGGTCGCCGCCTACGTGGCGCAGTTCGCCGATCAACTCGACGAGAACGGTCACCGGTTGGTGGTGCGAAACGGCTATCACCAGCCCCGGGAGGTGCTGACCGCCGCCGGCGCGGTGCAGGTGAAAGCGCCGCGGGTCAACGACCGCCGTGTCGACCCCGACACCGGTGAACGCAAGCGGTTCTCCTCGGCGATCCTGCCGGCCTGGGCGCGCAAGTCGCCGCAGATGAGCGAGGTACTGCCGCTGCTGTACCTGCACGGCCTGTCGAGCAACGATTTCACCCCTGCCCTCGAGCAGTTCCTCGGCTCCGGCGCTGGGCTGTCGGCCAGCACGATCACCCGGCTCACGGCGCAGTGGCAAGACGAGGCCCGCGCGTTTGGGGCCCGCGACCTCTCGGCCACTGATTACGTGTATCTGTGGGTCGACGGCATTCACCTCAAGGTGCGGCTGGACCAGGAAAAGCTCTGTCTGCTGGTGATGCTGGGCGTGCGTGCTGATGGCCGCAAGGAGCTCGTGGCGATCACCGACGGCTACCGCGAGTCGGCCGAGTCGTGGGCCGATCTGTTGCGCGACTGCAAGCGCCGCGGCATGACCGCCCCCGTACTCGCGATCGGCGATGGCGCGCTCGGGTTCTGGAAAGCAGTCCGCGAGGTTTTCCCGGCCACCAAAGAGCAGCGGTGCTGGTTTCATAAGCAGGCCAATGTTCTTGCTGCACTGCCGAAATCAGCGCACCCGTCGGCGCTGGCGGCGATCAAGGAGATCTACAACGCCGAGGATATCGACAAGGCCCAGATCGCGGTCAAGGCCTTCGAGGCCGACTTCGGCGCGAAGTATCCCAAGGCGGTCGCTAAGATCACCGACGACCTCGATGTGCTGCTGGAATTCTACAAGTATCCGGCCGAACATTGGATTCATCTGCGAACGACGAATCCGATCGAATCCACCTTTGCCACAGTGCGTTTGAGGACCAAGGTCACCAAGGGGCCCGGATCACGAGCGGCCGGACTAGCGATGGCCTACAAGCTCATCGACGCCGCCGCGGCCCGCTGGCGTGCCGTCAACGCCCCACACCTGGTCGCCCTGGTCCGCGCCGGCGCGGTCTTCCATAAAGGCAGACTGCTCGAACGACCCACCGACATCACCCCGCCAACATCGCCCTCAGACGGCGGTCAGCACGCCGGAACGGAGGTCGCCTGA
- a CDS encoding zinc-dependent metalloprotease → MADLPFGFSAGDDPDRDKNKKDPDSGSGSGNPGSDPFGLGMGGAGFDMGDLGQIFTKLGEMFSGAGSAMAGGKQSGPVNYDLARQLANSSIGFVAPVPEKTAGAVADAVRLAETWLDGVTPLPAGTTRTVAWTPSDWLDNTMETWKRLCDPVAEQVSTMWTAALPEEAKAMAGPLLAMMSQMGGMAFGSQLGQALGKLSREVLTSTDIGLPLGPKGVAALLPEAIEAFAEGLERPRSEILTFLAAREAAHHRLFSHVPWLSSQLLGAVEAFAKGMKVDMSGIEDFARGFNPASLSDPSEMEQLLNQGIFEPKATPEQEAALERLETLLALVEGWVQTVVSGALGERIPGTSAMAETMRRRRATGGPAEQTFATLVGLELRPRKMREAAVLWERLTEAVGADARDSVWQHPDLLPSASDLDEPAGFIDRMIGGDTSGIDDAIDQAIADLQKNDPPQEGDSGTEGAGDDKS, encoded by the coding sequence ATGGCTGACCTGCCCTTCGGCTTCTCCGCCGGGGACGACCCGGACCGAGACAAGAACAAGAAGGACCCGGACTCCGGTTCCGGCTCCGGCAACCCCGGGTCGGACCCGTTCGGCTTGGGCATGGGCGGAGCCGGCTTCGACATGGGCGACCTCGGGCAGATCTTCACCAAGCTCGGTGAGATGTTCAGCGGAGCCGGCAGTGCGATGGCCGGCGGCAAACAGTCCGGCCCCGTCAACTACGACCTGGCCCGCCAACTCGCCAACAGCTCGATCGGGTTCGTCGCACCGGTGCCCGAGAAGACCGCGGGTGCGGTGGCCGACGCCGTCCGGCTCGCCGAGACGTGGCTGGACGGTGTGACCCCGCTGCCCGCCGGGACCACCCGCACCGTGGCCTGGACGCCCAGCGATTGGCTGGACAACACCATGGAGACCTGGAAGCGGTTGTGCGACCCGGTCGCCGAGCAGGTGTCGACGATGTGGACCGCGGCGCTGCCCGAAGAGGCCAAGGCCATGGCGGGCCCGCTGCTGGCGATGATGTCGCAGATGGGCGGCATGGCGTTCGGCTCACAGCTGGGTCAGGCGCTGGGCAAGCTCTCGCGAGAGGTGCTGACCTCCACCGACATCGGGCTTCCGTTGGGCCCCAAGGGCGTCGCGGCGCTGCTGCCGGAGGCCATCGAGGCGTTCGCCGAGGGACTCGAGCGTCCCCGCAGCGAGATCCTGACGTTCCTCGCGGCGCGCGAGGCCGCACACCACCGCCTGTTCAGCCACGTCCCGTGGCTGTCGAGCCAGCTGCTGGGTGCGGTCGAGGCCTTCGCCAAAGGCATGAAGGTCGACATGTCCGGCATCGAGGACTTCGCACGCGGCTTCAACCCGGCGTCGCTGAGCGACCCGTCGGAGATGGAGCAGCTGCTCAACCAGGGCATCTTCGAACCCAAGGCCACCCCGGAGCAGGAGGCCGCGCTCGAACGCCTCGAGACGCTGCTGGCGCTCGTCGAGGGCTGGGTGCAGACCGTCGTCTCCGGCGCGCTGGGTGAGCGCATTCCCGGGACGTCGGCGATGGCCGAGACCATGCGTCGCCGGCGCGCCACCGGCGGACCGGCCGAGCAGACCTTCGCCACGCTCGTCGGGCTGGAACTGCGTCCCCGCAAGATGCGCGAGGCCGCCGTGCTGTGGGAGCGGCTGACCGAGGCCGTCGGCGCCGACGCGCGTGACAGCGTGTGGCAGCACCCGGACCTGCTGCCCAGCGCGTCCGATCTCGACGAGCCGGCCGGGTTCATCGACCGCATGATCGGCGGCGACACGAGCGGGATCGACGACGCCATCGACCAGGCGATCGCCGACCTGCAGAAGAACGACCCGCCGCAAGAGGGCGACAGCGGCACCGAGGGCGCCGGGGACGACAAGTCCTGA
- a CDS encoding cyclodehydratase, which produces MTARFTLTPDRPVLLRPDGAVQIGWDPRTAVRVRPPDGMTPTQLTDLLHALQTGRSIEQLRSATEQFGDPALVDDVLAALDSAGVLVRRSGRPARTATIRIHGRGPLSELLAGSLRRSGARLQHTAESYATPRPGTDLVVLADELVTEPRIVRELHRGRIAHLPVRVRDGTGLVGPLVIPGVTSCLHCADLHRADRDAAWPALAAQLRGTVGSASRATILATAALALRQVELVIRAVNGTAGPDDPPEPPATLDTTLELTADGYSMSFRRWSRHPDCQC; this is translated from the coding sequence ATGACCGCACGGTTCACGCTCACTCCCGATCGTCCGGTGCTGCTGCGGCCCGACGGCGCGGTGCAGATCGGGTGGGATCCGCGCACCGCGGTCCGTGTGCGGCCACCCGACGGGATGACGCCCACCCAGCTGACCGATCTGCTGCACGCCCTGCAGACCGGTCGCAGCATCGAGCAACTGCGCTCGGCCACCGAGCAATTCGGGGACCCGGCACTTGTCGATGACGTCCTCGCCGCCTTGGACTCCGCCGGGGTCCTGGTGCGCCGATCGGGCAGGCCCGCGCGTACCGCGACCATCCGCATCCACGGACGCGGACCGCTGTCGGAACTGCTGGCCGGCTCCCTGCGCCGCTCGGGTGCGCGGCTTCAGCACACCGCCGAGTCCTACGCGACCCCGCGACCCGGCACCGACCTGGTGGTGCTGGCCGACGAGCTGGTCACCGAACCCCGCATCGTGCGGGAACTGCACCGCGGCCGCATCGCACACCTACCGGTGCGCGTGCGCGACGGGACCGGACTGGTGGGCCCGCTGGTGATCCCGGGCGTCACCAGCTGTCTGCACTGCGCCGACCTGCACCGTGCCGACCGTGATGCCGCGTGGCCCGCGCTCGCGGCGCAGCTACGCGGGACCGTCGGCAGCGCCAGCCGCGCCACCATCCTGGCCACCGCAGCGCTCGCGCTGCGGCAGGTCGAGCTGGTGATCCGCGCGGTCAACGGCACCGCCGGGCCAGACGATCCCCCGGAGCCGCCCGCGACCCTGGACACCACGCTCGAACTGACCGCCGACGGCTACTCGATGAGCTTCCGCCGCTGGTCACGGCACCCGGATTGCCAATGTTGA
- a CDS encoding YlbL family protein — protein MNRRILTLLVALVPVVAFGVLLSVVQVPFVSLGPGPTFNTLGEIDGKQVVDIEGPDATVHPTSGHLNMTTVSQRDGLTLGQAITLWMSGREQLVPRDLVYPPDKSKDEIDEANTADFKNSEDSAEYAALSFLKYPMAVTVQNVTDPGPSAGKLQDGDAIDGVNGKPVANLDEFQALLKETKPGDKLVIDYRRKNAPPGEATITLGDNPDRDYGYLGIAVLDAPWAPFDIEFNLANIGGPSAGLMFSLAVVDKLTTGDLNDGKFIAGTGTISGDGKVGSIGGITHKMLAASEAGAEVFLVPADNCTEARSAPRDGLELVKVETLEGAVDALKTISAGGEPPRC, from the coding sequence GTGAACAGGCGGATTTTGACGCTGCTGGTTGCGTTGGTGCCGGTCGTGGCGTTCGGCGTGCTGCTGTCGGTGGTGCAGGTGCCCTTCGTTTCCCTGGGCCCCGGTCCGACGTTCAACACCCTCGGCGAGATCGACGGCAAACAGGTCGTCGACATCGAGGGGCCCGATGCGACGGTCCACCCCACGTCGGGGCATCTCAACATGACCACGGTGTCCCAGCGCGACGGCCTGACCCTGGGCCAGGCGATCACGCTGTGGATGTCCGGCCGCGAACAGCTCGTGCCGCGCGACCTGGTGTACCCGCCGGACAAGTCCAAGGACGAAATCGACGAGGCGAACACCGCCGACTTCAAGAACTCCGAGGACAGTGCCGAGTACGCCGCGCTGTCCTTTCTCAAGTACCCCATGGCGGTGACGGTGCAGAACGTCACCGACCCCGGCCCGTCGGCGGGCAAGCTGCAGGACGGCGACGCCATCGACGGCGTCAACGGCAAGCCCGTGGCCAACCTCGACGAGTTCCAGGCGCTGCTCAAGGAGACCAAGCCCGGCGACAAGCTCGTCATCGACTACCGCCGCAAGAACGCCCCGCCGGGGGAGGCCACCATCACCCTCGGCGACAACCCTGACCGCGACTACGGCTATCTGGGCATCGCGGTGCTCGACGCGCCGTGGGCGCCGTTCGACATCGAGTTCAACCTCGCCAACATCGGCGGCCCGTCGGCGGGCCTGATGTTCAGCCTCGCCGTCGTCGACAAACTGACCACCGGCGATCTCAACGACGGCAAGTTCATCGCGGGCACCGGCACCATCAGCGGTGACGGCAAGGTCGGCTCCATCGGCGGCATCACCCACAAGATGCTGGCGGCCAGCGAGGCCGGAGCCGAGGTGTTCCTGGTGCCCGCCGACAACTGCACCGAGGCCCGCTCGGCGCCGCGGGACGGCCTCGAGCTGGTGAAGGTCGAGACCCTTGAAGGGGCCGTCGACGCGCTCAAGACGATTTCCGCTGGTGGCGAACCTCCACGGTGCTGA
- a CDS encoding ATP-dependent DNA helicase UvrD2 — protein sequence MVGMPLEAPSPTLEDLDDEQREAVLAPRGPVCVLAGAGTGKTRTITRRIAHLVAGGHVAAGQVLAVTFTARAAGEMRARLRALGQQTGVPTGAVQAVTFHAAARRQLQYFWPRLVGDTGWELLDSKFSVVAQAANRAGLQPSTDDVRDLAGEIEWAKASLITPEAYGAAVAKVGRDIPLDAQKVAAVYSGYEALKARRDGSALLDFDDLLLHTAAAIENDAAVAQEFRDRYRCFVVDEYQDVTPLQQRVLDAWLGDRDDLTVVGDANQTIYSFTGATPRYLLDFSRRFPDAAVVRLERDYRSTPQVVSLANRVIAGARGRMAGSKLHLVGQRDPGPKPTFNEYPDEVAEAKGVAKAIQKLIEKGTAPAEIAVLYRINAQSEVYEEALTEAGIAFQVRGGEGFFSRQEIRQALVALQRAAEREVEITDLPVFVRELLEPLGLTAEAPAGTRARERWEALVALAELVEEEVALRPELDLRALVGELRQRADARHPPVVQGVTLASLHAAKGLEWDAVFLVGLADGTLPISHALSHGPDSEPVEEERRLLYVGVTRARVHLALSWALARTPGGRQGRRPSRFLNGIAPQTENSSSGPDRPRRQRGPAPRCRICNAALSTPQAIMLRRCETCPSNLDEDLLAELKEWRLRVSKEMKVPAYVVFTDTTLMAIAETLPTDDAALVAIPGIGARKLEQYGEDVVALVRGRANRHDS from the coding sequence ATGGTCGGCATGCCGTTGGAGGCCCCCAGCCCAACCTTGGAAGATCTGGACGACGAACAGCGGGAAGCGGTGCTGGCTCCCCGCGGGCCGGTCTGTGTGCTGGCCGGGGCCGGTACCGGTAAGACCCGCACCATCACCCGGCGGATCGCGCACCTGGTGGCCGGCGGGCACGTCGCGGCCGGCCAGGTCCTCGCGGTGACGTTCACCGCGCGTGCGGCGGGGGAGATGCGGGCCCGGTTGCGGGCGCTCGGCCAGCAGACCGGGGTCCCGACGGGTGCGGTGCAGGCGGTGACGTTCCACGCGGCCGCACGCAGGCAGCTGCAGTACTTCTGGCCGCGGCTCGTCGGCGACACCGGATGGGAACTGCTCGACAGCAAGTTCTCGGTCGTCGCCCAGGCCGCCAACCGCGCCGGCCTCCAGCCCAGCACCGACGACGTACGCGACCTCGCGGGCGAAATTGAATGGGCCAAGGCATCTTTGATCACCCCCGAGGCGTACGGCGCCGCGGTCGCCAAGGTGGGACGCGACATCCCGCTCGATGCGCAGAAGGTCGCCGCGGTCTACTCCGGCTACGAGGCGCTCAAAGCGCGCCGCGACGGATCGGCCCTGCTCGACTTCGACGATCTGCTGTTGCACACGGCCGCGGCCATCGAGAACGACGCCGCGGTGGCCCAGGAGTTCCGCGACCGGTACCGCTGCTTCGTCGTCGACGAATATCAGGACGTCACGCCGTTGCAGCAGCGCGTGCTCGACGCCTGGCTGGGCGACCGTGACGATCTCACCGTCGTGGGTGACGCCAATCAGACCATCTACTCGTTCACCGGCGCCACGCCGCGCTATCTGTTGGATTTCTCGCGGCGTTTCCCCGACGCGGCGGTGGTGCGTCTCGAACGTGACTACCGCTCCACGCCGCAGGTGGTGTCGCTGGCCAACCGGGTGATCGCGGGTGCGCGTGGGCGGATGGCCGGCAGCAAGCTGCATCTGGTGGGCCAGCGGGACCCGGGCCCCAAGCCGACGTTCAACGAGTACCCCGACGAGGTGGCCGAGGCCAAGGGCGTGGCCAAGGCCATCCAGAAGCTGATCGAAAAAGGCACCGCGCCGGCCGAAATCGCGGTCCTCTACCGCATCAACGCGCAGTCGGAGGTGTACGAGGAGGCGCTCACCGAAGCCGGCATCGCGTTCCAGGTGCGCGGCGGGGAGGGCTTCTTCAGCCGTCAGGAGATCCGTCAAGCCCTCGTCGCGCTGCAACGCGCCGCCGAACGTGAGGTCGAGATCACCGATCTTCCCGTGTTCGTCCGCGAACTGCTGGAACCGCTGGGCCTCACCGCGGAGGCGCCCGCGGGCACCAGGGCGCGGGAGCGGTGGGAGGCGCTGGTCGCGCTCGCCGAACTCGTCGAGGAAGAGGTCGCGCTGCGGCCCGAACTGGATCTGCGCGCGCTGGTCGGCGAACTGCGTCAACGCGCCGACGCGCGGCACCCACCGGTGGTGCAGGGTGTGACTCTCGCGTCGCTGCACGCGGCCAAGGGCCTCGAATGGGACGCGGTGTTCCTCGTCGGTCTGGCCGATGGCACCCTGCCGATCTCGCATGCGCTTTCCCACGGTCCCGACAGTGAACCGGTCGAGGAGGAGCGCAGGCTGCTCTACGTCGGCGTCACCCGCGCACGCGTGCACCTCGCGCTGAGTTGGGCCCTTGCCCGCACCCCCGGTGGGCGGCAGGGGCGGCGGCCCTCGCGGTTCCTCAACGGCATCGCGCCGCAGACGGAGAATTCGTCATCGGGTCCGGACCGGCCGCGTCGGCAGCGGGGACCCGCTCCGCGCTGCCGCATCTGCAACGCGGCACTGTCCACCCCGCAGGCCATCATGCTGCGGCGGTGCGAGACGTGCCCGTCCAATCTCGACGAGGACCTGCTCGCCGAACTCAAGGAATGGCGGTTGCGTGTCTCGAAGGAGATGAAAGTGCCTGCCTACGTGGTGTTCACGGACACCACGCTGATGGCGATCGCCGAGACCCTGCCCACCGACGACGCCGCACTCGTGGCCATCCCGGGCATCGGGGCGCGCAAGCTCGAGCAGTACGGCGAGGACGTCGTGGCGCTCGTGCGGGGACGCGCCAACCGCCACGATTCGTAA
- the whiB7 gene encoding transcriptional regulator WhiB7 produces MSIAMTAPTTGVAPMTCETRLPAVPCHVGDPDLWFAESPGDLERAKALCAGCPIRVQCLTAALERQEPWGVWGGEILDRGSIVARKRPRGRPRKDSGGNPAAA; encoded by the coding sequence ATGTCCATTGCGATGACTGCTCCGACCACGGGCGTCGCGCCGATGACATGCGAGACGCGACTGCCGGCGGTGCCGTGCCATGTCGGTGACCCGGATCTGTGGTTCGCCGAGAGCCCCGGCGACCTTGAGCGGGCCAAGGCCCTGTGCGCGGGATGCCCGATCCGTGTGCAGTGCCTGACCGCGGCGCTCGAACGGCAGGAACCGTGGGGTGTCTGGGGTGGCGAAATTCTCGACCGCGGAAGCATTGTCGCGCGCAAGCGTCCGCGCGGGCGTCCGCGTAAGGATTCCGGCGGCAACCCTGCCGCCGCCTGA